In Plasmodium coatneyi strain Hackeri chromosome 5, complete sequence, a genomic segment contains:
- a CDS encoding Rhomboid-like protein — protein sequence MLRGDLQTERKAQGASENVPLMEGSPKGGTFYDMLFPDMSLRRIIVWISFAQMIIYILSCLLSENLTAPNVQVLMFLGATYGPAIKQGDFWRLVLPIFLHANWWHLIINIVCMLNLGLVIEGKYKKGNFLFLYFLSGVVGNVLTTICNPCQLAVGASTSGFGLIGFSILEIFLAWANLSRRAKNYYIFNVSVFVLFFLFVSFSPTVDFFGHIGGFLCGAFLACHYNRAMGYDSFQTSLYYSFACICALIVLYLPVRLYVTDMPCALFH from the exons ATGCTCCGCGGAGATTTACAGACGGAGAGGAAAGCCCAGGGGGCGAGTGAAAATGTGCCCCTGATGGAGGGAAGCCCCAAGGGGGGCACTTTTTACGACATGCTCTTTCCGGATATGTCCCTGAGGAG AATCATCGTATGGATTAGCTTCGCCCAAATGATCATTTACATTTTGAGCTGCCTCTTAAGCGAAAACTTAACGGCGCCGAACGTGCAGGTGTTGATGTTTCTGGGTGCCACGTATGGCCCCGCTATTAA GCAAGGAGATTTTTGGAGACTGGTGTTGCCAATTTTCCTGCATGCAAATTGGTGGCACCTAATAATTAACATAGTGTGCATGCTGAACTTAGGCCTAGTGATAGAGGGCAAATACAAGAAGGggaattttctcttcctctattTCCTATCAGGGGTGGTTGGAAATGTATTAACGACCATCTGTAATCCGTGTCAGCTAGCTGTTGGAGCATCAACAAGTGGATTTGGACTCATTggcttttccattttggagaTATTTTTAGCCTGGGCCAATTTGTCCAGGAGGGCTAAAAACTACTACATCTTTAATGTGTCCGTTTTTgtgctcttctttttgtttgttAGTTTTTCTCCCACCGTTGATTTTTTTGGACACATCGGCGGCTTCCTCTGCGGGGCCTTCCTGGCCTGCCACTACAACAGGGCCATGGGATACGACTC CTTCCAGACGTCCCTCTACTACAGCTTCGCCTGCATATGCGCCCTAATTGTTTTGTACCTCCCAGTTCGCCTCTACGTGACGGACATGCCATGTGCACTTTTCCACTAA
- a CDS encoding Protein disulfide-isomerase, with the protein MRTKLLSFFLFLIPLVLRNYACAHEDLFNEHITTIHDGELNNFITKNDVVLVMFFAPWCGHCKRLIPEYNEAANMLAEKKSEIKLASVDATTENALAQEYGITGYPTMIMFNKKNRVNYGGGRTAQSIVDWLQQMTGPVFTEITTNIEDVLKEKNIAVAFYLEYTSEDNELYKSFNEVGDKNREIAKFFVKKNDKHNKISCYRKDEKKVDYDEKVPLSEFVSTESFPLFGEINTENYRFYAESPKELVWVCATTEQYNEIKEEVRLAASELRKKTHFVLLNIPEYADHARASLGLNEFPGLAYQSSEGRYLLPNAKESLHNHKAIVTFFKEVEEGKVEKSLKSEPIPEDDKAAPVKVVVGNSFIDVVLKSGKDVLIEIYAPWCGHCKKLEPIYEDLGRKLKKHDSIIVAKMDGTLNETPIKDFEWSGFPTIFFVKAGSKIPLPYEGERSLKGFVDFLNKHATNTPISLEGVPDMEDGTAEEL; encoded by the exons ATGAGGACCAAATTGttatccttcttcctttttttaatccccCTTGTCCTTCGCAACTATGCGTGCGCGCATGAAGATCTGTTTAATGAGCACATCACGACCATACACGATGGAGAGCTGAACAACTTTATTACGAAGAATGACGTCGTGCTGGTCATGTTTTTCGCGCCATG GTGCGGGCACTGCAAAAGACTGATCCCCGAGTACAACGAAGCGGCAAACATGCTAGCCGAGAAGAAGAGCGAAATAAAGCTAGCCAGCGTAGACGCCACCACGGAAAACGCCCTAGCGCAGGAGTATGGAATTACAGGATACCCAACCATGATCATGTTTAACAAGAAGAACCGAGTGAACtacggaggaggaagaacagcTCAGTCAATTGTAGACTGGTTGCAACAAATGACCGGTCCAGTGTTCACCGAAATTACCACCAATATTGAGGACgtgttgaaggaaaaaaatatagcagTAGCATTCTACCTCGAATATACGTCTGAGGATAACGAGCTGTATAAAAGTTTCAACGAAGTGGGAGACAAAAATAGAGAAATCGccaaattttttgtaaaaaaaaatgataagcaTAACAAGATCTCCTGCTACAGAAAGGATGAGAAGAAAGTCGATTACGATGAGAAGGTACCTTTAAGTGAGTTCGTGTCTACTGAGTCCTTTCCACTCTTTGGAGAAATAAACACCGAAAATTATCGCTTCTATGCAGAGAGCCCCAAGGAGTTGGTATGGGTCTGTGCAACAACAGAACAGTAcaatgaaataaaagaagaagtgagACTCGCAGCGTCtgaattgagaaaaaaaacacactttGTCCTTTTAAACATCCCTGAGTATGCTGATCATGCTAGGGCTTCCCTCGGATTGAATGAATTCCCAGGATTAGCTTACCAATCTAGTGAAGGACGATACTTACTACCAAATGCGAAGGAGTCCCTACATAACCACAAAGCCATTGTAACTTTTTTCAAAGAAGTagaagagggaaaagttGAAAAGTCCCTAAAGTCAGAACCCATTCCAGAGGATGATAAAGCTGCTCCTGTTAAGGTCGTGGTCGGAAACTCCTTCATTGACGTCGTCCTGAAAAGTGGAAAGGATGTCCTCATCGAAATCTACGCTCCATGGTGTGGTCATTGCAAGAAGTTAGAACCAATATATGAAGACCTTGgtagaaaattaaaaaaacatgaTTCCATAAttgttgcaaaaatggatgGTACGCTTAACGAAACACCAATAAAAGACTTTGAGTGGTCAGGATTCCCAACCatcttttttgtaaaagccGGTTCAAAAATCCCACTGCCCTACGAGGGGGAAAGATCATTAAAGGGCTTCGTAGATTTTCTAAACAAGCATGCCACTAATACGCCCATCTCACTGGAAGGCGTTCCAGATATGGAGGACGGCACTGCGGAGGagttataa